One region of Bacteroidota bacterium genomic DNA includes:
- a CDS encoding glycosyltransferase gives MKLSVVIVNYNVKYFLEQCLHSVMKAAAGIETEVWVVDNNSVDGSVEMVKEKFPSVKVVANTDNKGFSKANNQAIRLSTAEYVLLLNPDTVVEEDTFRKMLGFMDTHQDAGGLGVKMIDGTGRFLPESKRGLPTPLVAFYKIFGLSALFPKSKTFGKYHLGYLQENDINAVDVLAGAFMLIRKTVLDKIGLLDEDFFMYGEDIDLSYRITKAGYKNYYFPDTRIIHYKGESTKKSSVNYVFVFYNAMIIFAKKHFSKSNASLFTFFIRLAIYLRAGAAILIRFIKRLFLPILDFILLFTGMFFLKEYWGHNMLVNYPVEFMSIAVPSYAFLWIVSVFFSGGYDIPIRLSKVIRGIFTGTLLILVIYALLPEEYRFSRALILLGSVWASISMTAIRLLLNAISSKNVVMENNTRKRLLIVGEEEEGIRVLSLLKLSDTSHNFIGFVKPGGNGSSGQSTGTKQHTEYHNYYLGEDSKLAEIIEVYSIEEVIFCGKDVASNQIINCMSTEQVRDVEYKIAPPESMFIIGSSSVDNPGELYVIDINSISKTINKRNKRFMDIVLCFFLLIGSPLFILFQRHPAGFFRNIFAVLTGKKSWVGYFAMEGSQNTLPRIRPGVLNPIDGLQQHSLDGPTISRLNTLYAKDYRAYADLRIVWKGWRNLGRSQVPNAH, from the coding sequence GTGAAGCTATCCGTCGTCATTGTCAATTATAATGTCAAGTATTTCCTTGAACAATGTCTTCACTCGGTGATGAAAGCCGCTGCAGGCATTGAGACGGAAGTTTGGGTAGTCGACAATAATTCTGTTGATGGTTCGGTGGAAATGGTGAAGGAAAAATTTCCTTCCGTGAAGGTGGTCGCGAATACCGATAACAAAGGTTTTTCCAAAGCAAATAACCAGGCGATTCGTCTTTCTACCGCTGAATATGTTTTGCTGCTCAATCCCGATACCGTTGTGGAAGAAGATACTTTCCGCAAGATGCTCGGATTTATGGATACACATCAGGACGCAGGTGGACTTGGTGTAAAAATGATTGATGGTACCGGTCGCTTTTTGCCGGAATCAAAAAGAGGTTTGCCTACTCCGCTTGTCGCTTTTTATAAAATCTTTGGTTTGTCGGCGCTGTTTCCGAAATCAAAAACGTTTGGAAAATATCATCTCGGTTATTTGCAGGAGAATGATATCAACGCTGTTGATGTTTTGGCCGGAGCTTTTATGCTGATCCGGAAAACAGTTCTTGATAAGATCGGTTTGCTCGACGAAGATTTCTTTATGTATGGAGAGGACATCGATCTCAGTTACAGAATTACAAAAGCCGGGTATAAAAATTATTATTTCCCGGATACAAGGATCATTCATTACAAAGGAGAAAGCACCAAAAAAAGCAGTGTGAATTATGTCTTCGTGTTTTACAACGCGATGATCATTTTCGCGAAAAAACATTTTAGCAAATCGAATGCTTCCCTGTTTACGTTCTTTATTCGTCTCGCGATTTACCTGAGAGCAGGCGCTGCCATTCTGATTCGTTTTATCAAAAGACTTTTTCTCCCTATCCTTGATTTCATTCTGTTATTTACAGGAATGTTTTTCCTCAAAGAATATTGGGGACACAACATGCTGGTGAACTATCCTGTTGAGTTCATGAGTATCGCCGTGCCTTCCTATGCTTTCCTGTGGATTGTTTCTGTTTTCTTCAGTGGCGGTTATGATATTCCCATTCGTTTATCAAAAGTGATTCGCGGGATTTTTACAGGCACATTACTCATTCTTGTTATCTATGCGCTCCTGCCGGAGGAATATCGTTTTTCCCGTGCATTGATTCTTCTCGGTTCGGTATGGGCTAGTATCTCAATGACAGCAATACGTTTGTTGCTAAACGCGATTTCTTCGAAAAATGTGGTGATGGAAAACAACACCCGCAAGAGGTTGCTCATTGTTGGTGAAGAAGAAGAAGGTATTCGTGTGCTTTCATTGCTCAAACTTTCGGACACTTCACATAATTTTATCGGGTTTGTAAAACCGGGAGGGAATGGTTCATCCGGACAATCTACCGGTACTAAACAACATACCGAATACCACAACTATTACCTGGGCGAAGATTCCAAACTGGCCGAGATCATAGAAGTTTATTCTATCGAAGAAGTTATCTTCTGTGGAAAAGATGTTGCTTCCAACCAGATTATCAATTGCATGTCAACCGAACAGGTACGTGATGTGGAATACAAAATAGCGCCTCCGGAAAGTATGTTCATTATCGGTTCGAGTTCGGTGGATAATCCCGGTGAACTTTATGTCATCGACATCAACAGCATCAGTAAAACTATCAACAAAAGAAACAAACGATTCATGGATATCGTGCTTTGCTTCTTTTTGCTGATTGGCTCTCCACTTTTCATTTTGTTTCAACGTCATCCGGCCGGATTTTTCCGGAATATTTTTGCTGTATTGACCGGCAAAAAATCATGGGTCGGCTATTTTGCAATGGAAGGAAGTCAGAATACACTGCCCCGAATCCGTCCGGGAGTTCTCAACCCGATCGACGGTTTACAACAACATTCTCTTGACGGTCCGACCATTTCCCGCTTAAACACCTTGTATGCAAAAGATTACAGAGCTTACGCGGATCTCCGGATTGTGTGGAAAGGGTGGAGAAATTTGGGAAGATCTCAGGTTCCGAATGCTCATTAA
- a CDS encoding 2-oxo acid dehydrogenase subunit E2, which translates to MVQLIMPKMGESVAEATILKWLKKEGDRIEADEPVLEIATDKVDSEVPSPAAGILSKRLFEEGQVVKVGEIIAMISAEGETAATQAPASPAPVASSAPAPAPVPVASNGKPAATPATHASEPLAKSSSSGRFYSPLVRNIAKQEGVSMAELETISGSGMNNRVTKTDILHHLEQRGQGGSVVAAPSKPASAPAPIATPAASTAPAVSVGGSFEIIEMDRMRKLIADHMVMSKQTSPHVTSYVEADVTNIVKWRDRVKSEFEKREKEKITYTPIFIEAVCKAIKDFPMVNISLDGTRIIKKNFINIGMAAALPSGNLIVPVIKNADHLNLVGLTKAVNDLANRARGNKLKPDEIQDGTFTITNVGTFGNVMGTPIINQPQVAILAVGAIRKKPAVIETPEGDTIGIRHMMFLSLSYDHRVVDGSLGGSFLRRIADYLEKFDISRGF; encoded by the coding sequence ATGGTCCAGCTGATCATGCCCAAGATGGGCGAAAGTGTCGCAGAAGCAACTATTCTCAAATGGTTAAAAAAGGAAGGTGACCGGATTGAAGCCGATGAACCTGTTCTTGAAATCGCGACGGATAAAGTAGATTCTGAAGTTCCTTCTCCTGCTGCAGGGATCTTGTCGAAACGTTTGTTTGAAGAAGGTCAGGTTGTAAAAGTTGGAGAAATAATCGCGATGATCAGCGCGGAAGGTGAAACTGCCGCGACACAGGCTCCGGCAAGTCCTGCGCCGGTTGCAAGCTCTGCTCCTGCTCCTGCTCCCGTTCCTGTTGCTTCCAATGGAAAACCTGCTGCAACTCCTGCAACACATGCTTCCGAACCTCTGGCTAAATCTTCTTCCTCAGGTCGCTTCTATTCTCCACTCGTTCGCAATATTGCCAAACAGGAAGGTGTTTCCATGGCTGAACTGGAAACAATCTCCGGTTCCGGAATGAACAACCGTGTAACGAAAACAGACATCCTGCATCATCTTGAACAACGCGGACAAGGTGGTTCTGTGGTGGCTGCTCCTTCTAAACCTGCCTCTGCTCCTGCTCCGATTGCAACGCCTGCTGCAAGTACAGCTCCGGCCGTTTCTGTTGGCGGAAGTTTTGAAATCATCGAAATGGATCGCATGCGTAAATTGATCGCGGATCACATGGTGATGTCAAAACAAACATCTCCTCACGTGACTTCTTATGTTGAAGCGGATGTAACCAATATCGTGAAATGGAGAGATCGTGTGAAATCAGAATTTGAAAAACGCGAGAAAGAAAAAATCACCTACACTCCTATTTTTATCGAAGCTGTTTGCAAAGCCATCAAGGATTTTCCCATGGTGAATATTTCACTGGACGGAACAAGAATTATTAAAAAGAACTTTATCAATATCGGTATGGCTGCCGCATTACCGAGCGGGAACCTTATTGTACCGGTGATTAAAAATGCTGACCATCTCAACCTTGTGGGGTTGACCAAAGCCGTAAATGACCTTGCGAACCGTGCGCGCGGGAACAAACTGAAACCTGATGAAATCCAGGATGGAACTTTCACCATCACCAATGTCGGTACTTTCGGCAATGTCATGGGAACGCCAATCATCAACCAGCCTCAGGTAGCTATTCTGGCTGTCGGCGCGATTCGTAAAAAGCCGGCTGTAATCGAAACACCGGAAGGCGATACGATCGGAATTCGTCACATGATGTTCTTGTCACTCTCTTATGACCACAGAGTTGTTGACGGATCACTTGGCGGCAGCTTCCTTCGCCGCATAGCGGATTATCTTGAAAAATTTGACATTAGTCGCGGTTTCTGA
- a CDS encoding PD40 domain-containing protein codes for MTRFLHAKILAVPVLMALLCPSLSYGQKAKAGHVLTTDEAKIVKKDAATLFVSTDYKGALPAYKDLVKADPGNPDYNYRLGVCYLMTNVDKKAALACLEKGKTSKDAKKDLAFYMGMANMYNLNWDAAIESFQSYKQSSANKPMKDFLPTDRLIEMCNNGKQLCATKVNVTFTNMGKGINTPYEEYNPFISADNKVLIFTSRRKGNIGGFIEDLGIYTSDLYWCVWKDTIWSKPKGLGGIVNSEWDEESVGLSALGDQLFIYFDNVEAFADLGIASIKGKTWQKPVMMPELINSKQYEGGACTSLDGSVIIFSSNRKDALGGNDLWMVQKEKSGEWGPVTNLGSVINTKYDEESPYLTMDGNTLYFSSKGHNSMGGYDLFKSKKDPATGKWTAPVNLGYPINDPDDNSFFSITGDGRYAYISALMKDGYGDRDIYRMEYNDTTDHPFRSVITGTVSSSTGGRIELTKVTLTNKADQSALVYKPNTATNAFILNAAPGEYTLSVEGYNFAPYNEDITVGTEFPPVEINKKIAVTSTK; via the coding sequence ATGACCAGATTTCTCCACGCGAAAATTCTCGCGGTACCGGTCCTTATGGCATTGTTATGCCCTTCACTTTCATATGGACAAAAAGCGAAAGCCGGACATGTACTCACCACCGATGAAGCGAAAATTGTAAAAAAGGATGCTGCTACTTTGTTTGTTTCGACAGACTATAAAGGAGCATTGCCGGCATACAAGGATCTTGTAAAAGCGGATCCCGGCAATCCGGATTACAATTATCGTCTCGGAGTTTGTTATCTGATGACAAATGTTGACAAGAAGGCTGCGCTTGCATGTCTTGAAAAAGGCAAGACTTCAAAAGATGCCAAAAAGGATCTGGCATTTTATATGGGAATGGCCAATATGTACAATCTCAATTGGGACGCGGCAATAGAATCATTTCAAAGTTACAAGCAAAGCAGCGCGAATAAACCCATGAAGGATTTTCTTCCTACTGATCGCCTGATTGAAATGTGTAACAATGGAAAACAACTTTGCGCGACAAAGGTGAATGTGACATTTACGAATATGGGGAAAGGCATCAATACTCCCTATGAAGAATACAATCCCTTTATTTCCGCGGATAACAAGGTGCTTATTTTTACTTCCAGGAGAAAAGGAAATATCGGCGGGTTCATTGAAGACCTTGGAATTTATACTTCCGATTTGTACTGGTGCGTATGGAAAGATACCATCTGGAGCAAACCCAAAGGACTTGGCGGTATTGTGAACAGCGAATGGGATGAGGAATCAGTCGGACTGAGCGCTCTCGGGGATCAGTTGTTTATTTATTTTGACAATGTCGAAGCTTTTGCTGATTTGGGAATCGCTTCTATCAAAGGAAAAACCTGGCAAAAGCCGGTGATGATGCCGGAGCTTATCAATTCCAAACAATACGAAGGCGGAGCCTGCACTTCTCTTGACGGTAGCGTCATCATCTTCTCCAGCAACCGCAAAGACGCGCTTGGCGGAAATGATCTGTGGATGGTTCAGAAAGAAAAAAGCGGCGAATGGGGACCGGTAACCAATCTCGGCTCTGTGATCAATACAAAGTACGATGAGGAATCACCATATCTGACGATGGACGGCAACACCCTTTATTTTAGTTCTAAAGGACACAACAGTATGGGAGGATATGATTTGTTCAAATCCAAAAAAGATCCGGCTACAGGCAAATGGACAGCTCCTGTGAATCTTGGCTACCCAATCAATGATCCGGATGATAACTCTTTCTTTTCAATTACAGGCGACGGAAGATATGCTTACATCTCTGCGCTGATGAAAGATGGTTATGGTGATCGGGATATTTACAGGATGGAATACAACGATACTACCGATCATCCTTTCCGCTCTGTCATTACAGGTACAGTCAGTTCTTCCACAGGAGGCAGAATTGAACTGACAAAAGTTACTCTGACAAATAAAGCGGATCAGTCTGCTCTTGTTTACAAACCAAATACTGCTACCAACGCTTTTATATTGAATGCCGCGCCGGGAGAATATACCCTGAGTGTGGAAGGTTATAATTTTGCTCCTTACAATGAAGACATTACAGTCGGAACTGAATTTCCACCCGTGGAGATCAACAAGAAGATTGCTGTGACTTCCACAAAATAG
- a CDS encoding 3'-5' exonuclease, whose amino-acid sequence MQLQLKKPIVFLDLETTGVNVGADRIVEIALLKIFPNGNKDSKTMRINPTIPIPEEASKVHGIYDKDIQDCPTFNDVARDINAFLGGSDLGGYNSNKFDIPLLIEEFTRAGIHFDLNERKLVDVQNIFHKMEQRTLAAAYKFYCNKDLMNAHSAEADTTATYEVLLSQLDKYETLKNDVDFLAQFSSITRNVDLAGRIVFNEKGEEVFNFGKYKGRLVKEVFKTEPSYYDWMMKGDFATNTKNVITQLRLKEFNK is encoded by the coding sequence ATGCAATTACAGCTGAAAAAACCGATTGTTTTTCTTGATCTCGAAACAACCGGTGTGAATGTCGGGGCCGACAGAATTGTCGAAATCGCTTTGTTGAAAATCTTTCCGAACGGAAACAAGGATTCGAAAACAATGCGCATCAATCCGACAATTCCAATTCCGGAGGAAGCTTCGAAAGTGCACGGTATTTATGACAAAGACATCCAGGATTGTCCAACATTCAATGATGTGGCCAGAGATATCAATGCTTTCCTTGGTGGTTCTGATCTGGGTGGATACAATTCAAACAAATTCGATATTCCGCTCCTGATTGAAGAATTTACGAGGGCCGGTATACATTTCGATCTGAATGAAAGAAAACTGGTTGATGTGCAGAATATTTTCCACAAAATGGAACAACGTACACTTGCAGCCGCCTATAAATTCTATTGCAATAAAGATTTAATGAACGCGCATAGCGCGGAAGCGGATACCACCGCGACGTATGAAGTCTTGCTTTCCCAGTTGGACAAGTACGAGACCCTGAAAAACGATGTCGATTTCCTGGCTCAATTCAGTTCTATAACAAGGAATGTAGATCTCGCTGGAAGAATTGTATTTAATGAGAAAGGTGAAGAAGTTTTCAATTTCGGAAAATACAAGGGTCGTCTCGTGAAAGAGGTTTTTAAAACAGAACCTTCCTATTACGACTGGATGATGAAAGGTGATTTCGCTACCAATACCAAAAATGTCATTACACAATTGCGTTTGAAGGAGTTCAATAAATAA
- a CDS encoding fumarylacetoacetate hydrolase family protein has product MKIICIGRNYVEHALELKNEVPTEPVFFMKPDTAVLPPDRAFYLPDFSSDIHHEIELVLKICKEGKNITPEFASRYYDQITVGIDFTARDIQQKQKEKGLPWEPAKAFDHSAPVGTFIPFSSLKNPKSISFHLDINGKTVQSATSDLMIHSFDQMISYVSRFVTLRKGDLIFSGTPKGVGAVKPGDKLSCFLEEQLLLTVDIK; this is encoded by the coding sequence ATGAAAATCATCTGTATCGGAAGAAATTATGTGGAGCATGCTCTTGAGCTGAAGAATGAAGTTCCTACGGAGCCGGTGTTTTTCATGAAACCGGACACCGCTGTTCTTCCACCCGACCGTGCATTTTATCTTCCTGATTTTTCCAGTGACATCCATCACGAAATCGAACTGGTTTTAAAAATTTGCAAAGAAGGAAAAAACATCACTCCGGAATTTGCATCACGGTATTACGATCAGATTACCGTAGGTATTGATTTTACGGCAAGGGATATCCAGCAAAAGCAAAAAGAAAAGGGCTTACCCTGGGAACCTGCGAAAGCTTTTGATCATTCTGCTCCGGTGGGGACATTTATTCCGTTCTCATCATTGAAGAATCCAAAAAGTATTTCCTTCCATCTGGATATTAATGGCAAAACGGTTCAAAGCGCCACAAGTGATCTGATGATCCATTCTTTTGACCAGATGATCAGTTATGTCTCGCGTTTTGTAACACTCAGAAAAGGCGATCTCATTTTTTCCGGCACTCCTAAAGGTGTTGGTGCCGTTAAGCCTGGAGATAAACTGTCGTGTTTCCTGGAGGAGCAATTGTTGCTGACGGTGGATATTAAATAA
- a CDS encoding DUF4878 domain-containing protein translates to MKSKIKYLFAASLMLFIISCGKGDSPKAVADSFLKAFYSYDFQAAKKYGTEDTGKLMDMMAGFSKMVQDSAKTQELKFEIVSEKIEGDNAVVMYKEEGKEGEIPLNMMRVEGKWKVNMTKESLNGAEGGNTMDVGATNTDSTSSTGADPEKK, encoded by the coding sequence ATGAAATCTAAAATCAAGTATCTCTTTGCTGCCAGTCTGATGTTGTTCATCATTTCCTGCGGGAAAGGGGATTCTCCCAAAGCTGTCGCGGATTCTTTCCTGAAAGCGTTTTACAGTTATGACTTTCAGGCTGCAAAGAAATATGGAACGGAAGATACCGGTAAACTGATGGACATGATGGCCGGTTTTTCAAAAATGGTTCAGGATTCTGCGAAGACTCAGGAACTTAAATTTGAAATTGTCTCTGAAAAAATTGAAGGCGATAATGCCGTGGTGATGTATAAAGAAGAAGGAAAAGAAGGGGAGATTCCGCTGAATATGATGCGTGTTGAAGGCAAATGGAAAGTAAACATGACCAAGGAATCCTTAAACGGCGCTGAGGGTGGAAATACGATGGATGTTGGTGCAACCAATACCGACAGCACATCCTCTACCGGAGCTGATCCAGAAAAGAAATAA
- a CDS encoding arginine--tRNA ligase: MGLWFEKELKQSIVLALKDLYGISETEENILLQDTKKEFEGDKTLVVFPFTKKSGKSPEETATQIGNHLLSNSSLLASFNVVKGFLNLVVSENFWNEFFNTVKADHQLLFDPKRNSGSPLKPRLLMVEYSSPNTNKPLHLGHIRNNLLGYSVAEILKANGHQVVKVNLVNDRGIHICKSMLAWQKWGQGETPASTGMKGDHLVGKYYVIYDKKYKAQIEELTERGISAEEAEKKAPLATEIQEMLRKWEAGDAETRALWEKMNGWVYEGFAQTYKKLGVDFDKIYYESQTYLLGKKMVEAGLAANSFFRKDDQSVWVDLTDEGLDQKVLLRADGTSVYITQDIGTAQLRFDEYPGLEQLIYVVGNEQDYHFKVLRGIFRKLQRPWADGLYHLSYGMVDLPSGKMKSREGTVVDADDLIKDVVEEAEMATKAMGKLDDFDSAEAKELYHSLGMGAIKYFILKVDPKKRMLFNPAESIDLNGNTGPFIQYTYARIRSVLKKGDKMQIAEKAGGQRKFSKEEKHLISLIYAYPQMVREAGQNFSPALMANYAYDLAKAYNHFYHDHVIVDEANTDVSAFRLALSELTSAVIRQSMNLLGITVPERM; the protein is encoded by the coding sequence ACGCTTGTCGTTTTTCCATTCACAAAAAAATCGGGCAAATCTCCGGAGGAAACCGCGACACAAATCGGGAATCATCTGCTTTCCAATTCCTCATTACTGGCATCTTTCAATGTTGTAAAAGGCTTTTTGAATCTGGTTGTTTCCGAAAATTTCTGGAACGAATTTTTCAATACGGTAAAAGCAGATCATCAGTTATTATTTGATCCGAAAAGAAACAGCGGTTCGCCTTTGAAACCGCGTTTGCTCATGGTGGAATATTCTTCACCAAATACCAACAAACCTCTGCATCTCGGACATATCCGTAACAACCTTCTGGGTTATTCTGTCGCGGAAATTTTGAAAGCCAATGGTCATCAGGTTGTGAAAGTTAACCTGGTCAATGACCGCGGGATTCACATTTGTAAATCCATGCTTGCCTGGCAGAAATGGGGACAAGGAGAAACTCCTGCATCCACAGGGATGAAAGGAGATCATCTTGTCGGTAAATACTATGTCATTTACGATAAAAAATACAAAGCCCAGATAGAAGAACTCACCGAGCGTGGTATTTCCGCGGAAGAAGCCGAGAAAAAAGCTCCGCTGGCTACCGAGATTCAGGAAATGCTTCGCAAATGGGAAGCCGGCGATGCTGAAACAAGAGCATTGTGGGAAAAGATGAATGGCTGGGTTTACGAAGGCTTCGCGCAGACGTATAAAAAGCTGGGAGTAGATTTTGATAAAATCTATTACGAATCACAAACCTATCTTTTGGGTAAAAAAATGGTGGAAGCCGGTTTGGCTGCCAATTCATTTTTCAGAAAAGATGATCAATCCGTTTGGGTTGATCTGACCGATGAAGGTCTGGACCAAAAAGTTTTGTTGCGTGCGGATGGAACCTCGGTATACATTACACAGGACATCGGCACTGCGCAGTTACGTTTTGACGAATATCCCGGACTGGAGCAATTGATTTATGTTGTCGGCAACGAACAGGATTATCACTTTAAAGTCCTGCGTGGAATTTTCAGGAAGCTACAGCGTCCCTGGGCGGATGGTTTGTACCATTTGTCGTATGGAATGGTGGATCTTCCTTCCGGTAAAATGAAATCCAGGGAAGGTACCGTTGTGGACGCGGATGATCTCATCAAAGATGTTGTGGAAGAAGCGGAAATGGCGACAAAAGCCATGGGCAAACTCGACGATTTCGATTCCGCTGAAGCAAAGGAATTGTACCATTCACTGGGAATGGGAGCCATTAAATATTTCATTCTGAAAGTGGATCCGAAAAAGCGGATGTTGTTCAATCCGGCCGAGAGTATTGATCTCAATGGAAATACAGGTCCATTCATCCAGTATACGTATGCACGGATTCGTTCGGTATTGAAGAAAGGCGATAAAATGCAGATCGCGGAGAAAGCAGGCGGACAAAGAAAATTCTCGAAAGAGGAGAAACATCTGATCAGTCTGATTTATGCTTATCCTCAAATGGTACGTGAAGCCGGACAAAATTTCAGTCCGGCCCTGATGGCGAATTATGCTTATGATTTAGCGAAAGCCTATAACCATTTTTACCACGATCACGTAATTGTTGACGAGGCAAATACTGATGTTTCCGCTTTCCGTCTGGCCTTGAGCGAACTTACATCGGCAGTGATTCGTCAATCCATGAATTTGCTTGGTATCACAGTGCCTGAACGCATGTAA